CCTCGTCTACTGAACACATCTGAACCTTGCCGAATCTAATGAGTTTGCCATTTAAATTATGATACTAATAACTTTGCAATTTGATATGTCTCGAACTGCTACATGTAACTATGCGACATGGCAATAAAGTCTTCCAAACTAGTAATCACAGTCTAATTATGCCTTGTCATCAATGACTGAATACGAAAAGGGCAAATTGGATGTTAGATTTAAACCTTTAGGCAAACTGACAAGCAGAATGATACATTTTTACAAATCAAAAGGTGCCTTCGTCGCAAAACATGCTGTAATGGCTGGGTTGTAAATGACCATCATTCTCATCAAGCGAAATGAATAGGTTTTGAAAGCATTGGCTATTTGAGATAAAGGAGCACGAGAATCCCTGTCTTACCAGGCCTAACTGTCTTATTGGTTTCAAGACAGGCGAGTACATCGCGTCAACTGTGACATTTCATCAGTTCCGAGGCCCAGTTTTCTAACAAGTTTTGATACTAACGCTGGGGGCGTTAACTTAACGTGTATCGACTGAACTGAAAAAGAGACAAGCGCCTTTTTCAGTGATAAAACAACGCCAAGTATTTGCCAGCGTCAGAAGCTCCTTTCGAACACTAATGCCTTATTTAATTGCTCAACAGTTACTGCATGGTATGCGATTCTTGTGCTATATTTTTTGAGTCGTGATATCACGATGAATCCATGTAATGTTATTCGTTGCGTCTCCACAAAACGTGTTCCTATTTCTATTTCCCAGAGTCAAACATTTACTTtgaatcatcatatcattacaaATTTCTTTTTAATCTATGAACTCTTGATGATTTCGATTATTTTTATTGTTTTCTctgttgaaattttgaaatcactCTGAGCATGTGAATATGCCTAATTTTATTGGGGAAACATCGCAGGCGGAATGAGTCCTCTTTTTAATTCTGCCCGTCATACCCGTGCTGAGACTGTTGCTGATCCATTTTGTACGAAAATTGTTCCCTAATGAAATCAGTCTTGGCATGATGATAAAAGTGTTTCCGCTAGTGTTCAGGATATAATAAGCTCACGACTGAATTTTCTTGTGAAGGAGCATCTCAGAAATACCTCCGATAACTTAATCTCCTTAGTGTTCGATATGCTGTATGACGGTACAATAAGCGCAGTCCTATTTCTTTTAATATGAAATTCGTAGTCGTCTCTCGTTCTTTTTTCATCCGCATAgattttttccaaggttttagcTTTTGGCAATGTGGCTTGTCTGTCCGATCATGGCGTAAAGGAGCAGAAATACGTACTTGCCAGCTGATATAGGTCATCTGTCATGCTCCTGGTATAGTTCTGCTTCCATGCCTTTTTGCTGTTTTGTTGTTAAGTACATTTGGTAAAGGGTAACACTTTCTTTGTTATACATTATGATAGGCTATTCAATCATATTGATGCTGGCACCAGAAGTATGATTTTTGCATGGGATCGAGGCTGGGCATTTGTATGCTCATGTTATAAGAGTCACCTTAGAATGCTTTGAGAGACTCCCGTAGCGTTCTACATGAATGACTGTCAAACTGTTCTTGTCGCCCGGAACAAAAATGCCAGGGCGATAATCTCCCGTTTCTATGGAAACCGATAGTCGAACCCCAGGTTTTGTAGCTGCTGTTATGAATTATGTATGAAATCATACGCACCTTCGAGCGCGAATTATAATTTTTTATAGCTGGTGTTATTTCTTTATGTTTGCTTAGAGAAAAGAAGCACGGTTAATCGGTCACATAATTATTAAAGTGGACACAAACGGATTTGgctaaaaatattttgtttggaTTTATTGGTTTCAAGGAATGTTGTCAAAGGTCACAGTGGTCTTCATTCAGAAACACCAAATAAGCATTCCGTTTGCAAACTCTAACCGGAAATCGTTACTAGCTAAAAGTATGCGATAAGGGATCTTTGCTACCCTGATGCCCTCTCTAAACCACCTGAGTGGTCGGTATATTTTTACAGGATCCCCGTTTCCTTAACTAACAAACTGAATTGAGGCAATCTCTGTCTCCGTCTGTATACCCTTAGAGTAACTACGATAAACTCGGAACAGAATCAGAAAATTCATCAGCAATGATGCAGCTACTTTCAAATCTCATCAAATCACCACTGACTTTATTGATGTATGGCTTCCTTGGAGAGAACACCTACCAAACGAATCGGCAACTATCAAAGTCAAAACGAAATGATTAAACTCAGATCCGTCTGCTTCGAAGTCGAAGCAACATAAGACTATGTCCCTTTGGTCGAACGAAAGAAGCAAAATTAACGATTATCTGGAAAGGATTTAACATACATTTTTGTGGTGTATAAAGGTACAGTTCATTGTCAGTATCATTAGATGAGATTTAAACGCAGGGGATTTTCTTTAGTTCTTTCTGTTGGTACCAACTAAGGCAAAGAATATCTTGACTCATGATGCGTACACGAAACTTTGTTCATACTTTTCTTATTAAAAAATACCCTTCATTCCACAGGAAGATCTCCTACGCCATCCAGCCGAAGGAGATCGACTTTCGCCGGAAGAAGCGACTCCCGCAGATTGTGGGCCTGGCAGCATTCTTCATCATTGCCCTCGTTCTGACAGTTGGGCTCGTTTTCGGCATCGGTCCTTCTGACGGCTTCGGCAAGAACAACTCCACAcattatgatgatgaacaaCTCAAGGATGGCGAATGCGTTGGTCGGGAAGGCACGTTCCGTTTTGCGGCTGTGACTTCAGATGAACCAAGTTGTTCATCTTTGGGAGCGTGAGTTGTGTTTAAAACCTTATCGATCAATTACCCGAGTGAGCGATGATCTGACATCGTTGAACTAAACTTTACGGAAAAGAAAACACGTCAAAACTCAACTTCGTACCCGGTACTTCCATGTTCAGTCATTTTCCAGGCAGTATGATGAGCAATATCATTAAGATCATATCGTTCGTATATAATTCAAGTCTTCCATGTAGCCCTCCGTCTTTCCGTATACCCTTATTTTGCTATATGTATGGATTTTGATCAGCTGAATTTGATAGTCATTGAATTTTCATGGTGCTGTCGATTGGAAATGAATTCGGTCCAGCAATGTTTTTTttgccaagtacatgtactccttTTAGGAAACGTGGCAAACCTAAAAATGGACACTGCTACGCGATTTTTGGTGCACCACATTGTTTTTCTTGTTATTCCATATTCCATGAGTATCAGACATTTCGGAAAAagcaacatgcatgaaaaaattaCCGACATTCTTGTCTAGGACCATTTTAAATCGACCTTGGTGAGGAAAAGACAAAACTTGTCGAATATTACAGTGTTTTATTACAATCATACtgttttatgctgattccgccgaTTCCGCCAAATCGCCATGGCGGTAGACTATCAAGAAATTCTGCCCTCGGGACGATGGAGCTATTCCAGACTACACTAGTGATAAGTTACTGATGATATAGAACCTTGGTTACTGTCTTCCTTAATTGGTTTCATCTGACCCGATGTCATATCTCATGAATACTTGATTACAGGGAGATGCTGGGAAGATACCAAGGGACGGCTGTGGACGCTGCTATCGCGACGCTGTTGTGTGTGGGGGTGGTGCAACCCCACAGCATGGGGCTAGGAGGTGGATTCGTGATGACAATCTATGACAGGTATTATATATATCTCATATCCCTTAGTTGGTGTAACAGGAGTCATGGTCCCTATGGACTCTATGTCTTTCTAAATGATTATTAACGGAAAGGGCATGGCTACAAAGGCTGTTAcatttatcaaaacaaaaatcatATTCTAAGATGCTTTTTCTCTGGTCAACTGAGTACATGTAGTCGGTTTCGCTTTCggaattttttttgtatttccatTCATTTCATCGAATCGCTTGGAAGTGAATATTTGCATGTTACGTGTTTCAAAACACTCTTGATTAAAACTCACATCGATGTTTTAGTAGCCGAATAAAGGTTCGATATGTAGGTGCGTGTTCGTCATTCTTTTAGGTCAGTCATAGTAATCACGTTTCTAGAGAACAGCAAAAAGCTAATTAAAACTTGACACCTGATGAATTGACACCTACGGTCACTCAACGGTTTTCCGGTAAATCAGCCGCCATTTGTTGGTTCTGTAGAAAGATATCTTGCATTTTCGTATGTTTTCGCCAAGATTTTTAGAGTACAAAAAATTAATATGCTTTTATTGAAATTAGTTTTATATCCTGTAAACCTTCAGGCCAACCAAGAAAATATTTACACTGGATGCCCGAGAAACAGCGCCAGGCCAGGCCACTGAGGAGATGTTTGGCCGTAACAAGAGGGCTTCGAAGGAAGGTAAGATAGCATTTATGCCTGGGCGGCACCCTTAATGTTTGTTGGCTGCAAGAAAGGAGAAATGGAGAAGAAAATTCACTGGTGCGTTAGAGTTGAAATGCCCAACGCTAATACAATGCTTACTCTAGATGAGGTGTAGCCTGGTCACTTTTAGCTAAGGGTCCGTATTTTTTGTGACAGCCTCACTTATCACTCACTTGCCAGTGTATTTGTTGACAAGGTTCAAATTATCAGCATCAACCCGGCCGCGTTCAACTCCAACGTCAATACCAGAGAATTCTCCCCGAAGACCTTTAGCCAGCTAATTACCATATCATACGTTTTTTATGCGTGATGACAAGCGTGGTTGGCATTTAAAGGGCCAAAGCATCTTTCATTTATCACTTTTTAATTAGGTGTTTCTTGTTTCCGTAGAAGAAAACATGTTGACCTTTCTAAGGGTACTTGAAATATCTTTCCGAAATCTTCATCAAACTGACCTGTCTTGCACCGGATTTTAAATTCAAGCCCTTTGGCGGAACGGTGGACATAAGGGTCGAAAATGCCGATTGATCGATGACTTCAGCGAAGCCAACTTCTATTTCTCGGGCGGATTTCGCATAAAATGATTTCGAAGATTCTGGGATGCCCCATTAGCTTATTGAGAGCCCCAAACGACCCGAAACCCCTAAATATGGTGTGGGTTTTTTGCTTAGATTTTTGCTCGAAGGGTTCAACTTCCTAAAATCCCGTCATGACCATCTCTATTTGCAGGCGGCCTGTCAATTGGCGTCCCCGGTGAGCTCAAGGGATATTGGGAAGCCCATAAACGCTTCGGCCGCGTCCCTTGGTCCACACTCTTTAAACAGGCAATAGACCGATGCGAAAATGGCGTGAAGATATCCAAGACGCTTTATTCAgctatgaaattgaaagaatgtgCCATTAAGGAGGACGACGGTTTAAGGTCAGAAAAATTCATGCTAATTTCATGTGGGCTTTCAAACAAAATCATTCTTCGATTATGAACTATATACCTCACCCACTTCCATGACTTTCTTTCCTTGCCATGTCCTTCTGGCCTACTTTGGAAACATAAGAATTATCCTTGCGCTGTAGAAAGCCTTCAGCTGCAGAAAAAGGAAGCAGCGTTTATGTTAGGTACCAGATACAACGCTCATATTGAATTCTCTTCCCCGATAAGTGGAACTAATTCCTTCTGAAGGTGACCAAGTATCTTGTATGTGGCAGTGTACGGAATCAACAATAAATAAGGCGAGCGACTAAAGGATGTTTTGAGTTGAACCTGTTGTTTCGGGAGCAGTTAGTTGTTTTCATGTcataaaaaaacaggaaaaatatGAGATCTATGAAAATCTTATATGAGAGCGTCTATATTTACATCGTTCAACCCTGACGCTAGATAATAAATTGTCCTGTTTGCCTGACACCATTCTAAAGAGTCAGAAAAGTCCCTAATGTAAGAAAGCaaacatcaaaatatttttaaacaCGGCCAAAATTAAACCTAAATATAACGGTTTCAAAGCAATGTTTCGTTGAATTCTTTTTGTATGCAGTTTACATAGATGTGTCGGGTGATATTTTTAATCAGGGCAGATGTGGATTCAAAGATTGATATGCGACATGGCCACGTAAATTGGTATTTATATTTCTGATTCCTTTTACAAAACGCCTATGGTCATCTTCGTTGTAGGAAGGATTTCGTCGACCCAACAACAGGCGAGCTTCTTAGAGAAGGTGAAACGTTCACCAGAGCAACCCTGGGGCGGACCCTTCGCCTCGTATCCGAGCGTGGGGCAGAAATATTCTACAACGGCAGCCTGGCTAAAGATATCGTCATGGACGTCCAAGAAGCCGGTAACATGATGTGTTGTAAAAAGCCATTCGCCGCTTTCCAAAAGCATAACTGACCAGAAACTCAGTCCTCAAAAAGAGAAACTGATGTGGTTGGCTTTTTTAAATGTCTTTTTAAATGTTGCAGAATTTAGCGCTTCTTTTATATAATAAATCGACAAAAGGGGCAAATGTCTCCGCTTTGGAAATCTGGGATAGTTTACCAATTGCGTATAGCCGTCATTGTCAGGGTCGAGCGTTCTAATTACTTTGAATGGAGGTTGCACCAGGGAAGCACTATGATAGGTTTTGATGAATTGTGCCAATTTATTCCCGTGTGGCGTCTTGCCAATCTCCTGTCATGTACGGTAACATTTGTTCTCTTTTGGTCCGAGATAGATTGTTGTCCCACAAGTTGCCATGTGGAAATTCATACCTGTCAGAATATTAGCCCAGCTATGGTGTATGCTCTAATTTGATGGTTATCTTGAATATAAATTAAGAAAAACACTACGAAATATGGTGTTTATGAGAGTCACGTGACCATCAGACGTTGGAAAACGTAGGCTGAGCCCTTCGGGTGCTGAGAGTGACTGagatgtatttttttctttgctaGGTGGAATCATCACGGAATCGGACCTTGCTAACTACAAGGTCAAGTGGAGAGAACCAATCGAAGTGACCTTCAAGGACGGGACGCGCTTCCATTCCCTCCCTGCGCCCTCTAGCGGGCCAGTACTGGCCTTCATGCTTAACGTACTagatggtgagttatttttcttcCTGGTATTATAAAGTGATATTATGTATAAAATAGATTTAACAACAAAATAAGCGAAACGGTGGTTAGCAGCCATGACCTAAGTTAAAAATACTATACTCCTAGTCATACAATGGAGTACACGTACAACCAAACCTGAAGGAATTGCGTCAAAAAAGGGTTCAGGAGAGAGTTTGGGGTTCCTCCCGCAGAACATTTTGTAAGTTTCGATGCCGGATGTACGTTCCAATACCAGACGCGGTTATTGGTTTCATGGGAGGTGCGCCCTGGGAAATGTTGCTCTCAAACGAAAAGGTACTTGGAAGTAGAGACCGTTCtcttatgattatgattatatTAGCCTTATTGTATTTTCCTTTCCAGGCTATAACTTCTCAAGTAAAACTGCCGGGACCGTCGACAGCATTAGCCTGGCCTATCACCAAATGATAGAAACATTTAAGTTTGGCTATGCCCATAAACCGTTCTTGGGTGATAAAGATTTTGTTGATGTATCAAAGGTGAGTAAGCTCTTCTTATATTCAGTTCGACAGAAGTCTCAGAGTAAAAATTACGAATGGGTTTATCAGCAGCCCACAAGACTGCCTAATCTAGCGGTTAGAACTCCGGCCAATTTTACaatttgcaaattgcaaaagcAATCCGCGGCGCTGTTTTAAAGTCCTCAAAGGAGCATTCCCCATTCTAGGGGATCAGCATTACCTCAGCTCGAAAAGATGAAACACAACGGGTGGACAGTGGCCAATAAACTTTTAACCGGAAATAttcatttgtttacattttcagatAACAAGAAATCTTACGTCCCGACCTTACGCCAGTTATATCCGGAGTCTCATTCTGAATGACAAGACTCACGACATCACATATTACGGTCCACTGGTTGCCCCTGATGAAGACTCGGGGACAGGAGGAATGACTGTATTATCACCAACAGGGGACGCTGTGGCGGTGTCCAGCACCATCAACATGTAGTAAGTACCCCTCGTGGTCTCCTTTTATGAGTTAAGCAACCAATGGTTGTGGGTTTTTTCGTCTTCAGCGTTCGTTCTGCACGTGGATGTGTCATTCTCCAGAGAGCTATTTCTCCTCCATGTCGGGCTGAGTGATTTTGCATGGCACTATAACGATGTGACAATTGCACGGAGTAACTGCATAGTTACTCCGCCGGCCAGAGCGACAGAGTCGATCAGATGCAAGCGACTGTTCACTTGGATGGAGtcatttacaaatacatgttgaCCTTTCATTGGAGATTGAATTTCCACTGACATTGACCATTGTGATGAAGAATCAGATTGTGTTTCTTGAAACACAAATCGGACCAAACGTTTTGTCGCAAAAGCAATTTGCTTTATtctctttttcagttttggatcTCAGGTGCTAGGGACAAGATCGGGAATTATCTTCAACAATGTCATGAATGACTTCAGTAAGCCGGGTATCTCCAATGTCTACAATATCCCCCAATCGGACCTCAACTACATCAAGCCGGGAAAACGGCCGGTTACATCAATGAGTCCGGCAATCTTTTTAGACAAAAATGGTGACATCAAGTTGTTGGTAACTGGAGCCGGGGGCAATAGAGTTTTATCATCTTTAGCATACGTAAGTTAAGACATATAGCGTGTCGGTATAGTGGCATGCTAAAATCGTTTCAGCCTATGATATATCCATGCAAGGCTTGATGGTTGTCCTCTTAGACTAAGAATATGGCGGAATATTTGTCTGTGACGCATCGGTAGCAGATCAGTAGTGTTGATATAGCGTGTCATGTCGGGGAGCCGGTGGATCATCCCACTTCCTCATTTCTCCACGTACAAAGTCCCCGATTACCTGACAGAAAGGTAGCAACCAATTCCAATCATTGTATTCTTTTACTGATTAGAAAGCCCCGGGTGACAGACACCCTAACAAGAAACCTGAACGCAGATACCAGTATAAACAAAGGTTACGAGGAAGAAAAAACTACGAAAACGAAGACCGTGCTTTGAACAAAACGACGATATCTATACAAGGATTTCATCGAGGTTTTTCAATTCATCTCATCATGCACAGGACTTTGTTTTTCAGGTGGCAAGTCGTGTTTTATGGTTTCACGAGTCGCTTCAAAAGGCCATCTCTTCTCCAAGAATTCATGACCAGTGGATACCCCCTAACACAAACTacgaaaaatattttccttcGGTGAGTAAAATCAAGTTGATACAATGTACTAGACGTGAGATTATCAACAAGATTTATGGGTGATGCTGATAAATTTGTAGAAAACGTGACATGCCAAGTTGTTCCACCATTTGAGTGAGCCCCAGTTGATGTTATTGTGTCAGTCTTTTTGCATGATGAAGTTGACCCTGACTATTTTCTTTATAGTGCACCAGTGAACAAGATTATGTCAGCCAAGGTtacattgccccccccccccctcgctcGATTGAATGAAAAATATTGGTGAAAGATTCTACGATTAAGTCACCTCGTCTTCGCTGGAATCGCAACGCCATCTAAGCTTTCAAACAGTCATTGGGATGGTTACCTTGCATTCGCAATGTTCTGACATCAGAACATCACGAAGCTAACCCATTTAACAGTCTTAATGATGCAATTTTCTTGCGATTTCAGCGATGTATATCCATCCTGAAAACAAAAGGACACACAATGACATTATCAAAGGCGCCGTCAATAGTGCAGGCGATCTCAAGGCAAGGGGATATGATCAGCTCTTATGCTGATCAAAGGAACGGTGGCTGTGTTGACGGTTATTGAGGTAGCGCAAGCAATCTGACGGGAATTTAAAAAAACCGTTGGCAATTGTTGAAATAGTCCAGGTGCATGCCAGTGGGTATCTCAAGATAGGGGATGCTGACAAAAGGAACTGTGGCTGCATCGACGGTTATTACTGAACtttcagcggtattgcctccgtagcctctcTTAACaggcgttgtctggaagctgagcattGTCAATACAAGAGGGTCAAGATGCGGTTATTGAGATAGTGCTAACAATCTGACGGGAAGATGGTGTATCCTTTATACTGCTCATAAAAAAAGCGTTGACAATTGTTTACATGATCCAAATCCGAGCATCACAGGACGGGGATGCTGAGAAAAGGAATGGGGGCTGTCTCGATGGTTTACaccccggacgcagtggactgactgactgaggaaggacgatcaggatgacgaatggACTGCATCCGAGTCTACGATGTTAGGCCTCTAATGAGATAGTGGCAGGTAATTTTAAGGCAGGGGGTATGATCTGATATGCTGGTCAGAGGCTACGCCGATAGTTAGTTGAACTGCCGGGTTGAAATTAGAAAACACAATCGCGAAGCAAGGCAATGGTCTACTCTTACGCTGACATTCGGACTATAGTGGCTGCGGTGACCTTTGACATAGATAGCAGGCAATCCTATAGTAAGCGTTGTCCCTAAATTTCGAACATCCCTGAAGAAGGTACTTCGACGGTTTTGGTAGACTGATTATTTTAAGCATTATGTTTTTGTTTCAAGTGTAACCATATGtatattttaaagatttttacTGTTGTCATGCCAATTATTCAGATGTTATACCTTGTGTCTTTCATCGTTAACTACATTATAAACCTAAAAAGAGTAGAGTACACAAATCCCGATGTTTTTTAGTCGAGAGCACGTGAGCTCTTACAAGAACTTAGCTCATTGTGTGCCATTTGTAACGTTGGAGGAAACCGGGCAACCCGGACGACACCTACGCTGTTGAAGTGAATTACCCACCCTATCACATGAGTATACCTGAACCGACCGATACTCGGAGGTGACTGACGCcgatgttttcatgttttgaacTTGCGACAGCTTTTCATGATTCAATATGTGCTGAATGTGTTTGATCAGGGATGTGTTATAAAGAACATCCCTGTTCTGATTTCATATATCATATACATCTATTCATGTTCAGTGAGGTAATGTGAAGTGTGCgcatgtatgtatatacattATGTATTTTTCTATTTGTAGTGCTCATTTTTGCACTTTGTTGACAAACGTGTTTTTCATCAAGAATAAATTAAATGATTTTGAACATTGTTTGGCGTAGTTATTCTTTAACCTATAAAGGAATTCAATATGATGTCATTAATATTTAACAATAAATTCGACAACGATTGTTTTACTATAAACGGTTGGATGAATTACCAACCGATAGACACATGGTGCCTCTGAATGAGATATGCAATTGATCACAACACAGTAACGGAGATACCTTTATATATCGCGTGTTCGAGGAGTAACCGGAAGGGGGTGTGTAAGGAGAAGGTTAAACATAATAGCAAATACGCCTTCGAATTAAAAGGAAAGGAGCAGGTGTTAAAGGTGTTAAATGCCACCACCCCGTCCGGTTATTTTGGTAAAGGGTTGGTATGGTGCTGCTTCGGTGTACAGTCGATGATATCCCCTTGGAAGTGAAAACTGCCCGGCCCTTCCGGtcttctgacggattatggtattaGGGAAGTCAATGCATTGCAGGCAACCTCGTATACGCTCTGGCACTCACTATACCCCCACCCTTCTCTCCTCGGTGCATAGACTCactgggcagtccattgcgtcatcctaattgaatCTCCTTAGAGTGATCGACGATGCCGatccaatgcgtccggagtgtaggcctactcgGTGCATGGCGTAGGCTACTTATGAACGCGCCGCACGATGTCGTTCAGTAGAGACCATGACCGCCAATGCCTCAGGTTTTCCGgacatttgaaaattttacACCGgcggacccccccccccccccccttctattGTCGCCCTATCAGATGATAAAACCCCAACAGTAAAAATAAAGGCTCTCTCAGTCAAACTCTCATCGTACCCTGTCTTGCTCAAATTAGAATATTAAAAGGATGTCgggaacgactttagaattcccgatcggaagtataggtctaaggcgcgaatgaataccgaataatgaacaagtagcctaaccctaaccctaaccctttaaaccgattcacaacttatatagtgcggaggaacatccgatcggtaattctaaagtttagccggaTGTCGATATATCAATGGTCGTGCGCGACGCGCAGTAGACATTTTCCTCAATTTTCCACAGTTTTATTTTGAAACACCCAGTAGCCTACACGCAAAAATTCCTCATTGCGTATTCGGCGCTCCATCGATATAACTGTGTTAACGTCGGAGTCCTAACTAAAGTTGATTTTTGCAGGTATGTGGTCGTTTTCATCCACTAAATTAGTGTCTGGATAGTTTTACTAACAATATAGCTTCTCTTTTACTGTATATTTGTTATCATAAGTTTTAAACTGTGCACCAGGGCGACAGTCGAGTTAACCGATTTCCCCACTTTTCTTTGTTGAGCTTGAGCTGAATCTATCAATACATGGAGTACTGTAGGAGGCGCCCTACTGGACTGTATGTATAAAGTTGACTCGGTGTGTTATCAAAAATGATTGCCAGATGCCTAACtgccatgccgatccaccgtcgtcaTGCGTATATATCCGTCCTTCTCACCGCCGGTAActccctgatcggccgtcagaagggctgttca
This is a stretch of genomic DNA from Lineus longissimus chromosome 2, tnLinLong1.2, whole genome shotgun sequence. It encodes these proteins:
- the LOC135482823 gene encoding glutathione hydrolase 1 proenzyme-like isoform X1 codes for the protein MTTYMSYMQWEKLGKESTCTMIGKYVDQSSYVRKISYAIQPKEIDFRRKKRLPQIVGLAAFFIIALVLTVGLVFGIGPSDGFGKNNSTHYDDEQLKDGECVGREGTFRFAAVTSDEPSCSSLGAEMLGRYQGTAVDAAIATLLCVGVVQPHSMGLGGGFVMTIYDRPTKKIFTLDARETAPGQATEEMFGRNKRASKEGGLSIGVPGELKGYWEAHKRFGRVPWSTLFKQAIDRCENGVKISKTLYSAMKLKECAIKEDDGLRKDFVDPTTGELLREGETFTRATLGRTLRLVSERGAEIFYNGSLAKDIVMDVQEAGGIITESDLANYKVKWREPIEVTFKDGTRFHSLPAPSSGPVLAFMLNVLDGYNFSSKTAGTVDSISLAYHQMIETFKFGYAHKPFLGDKDFVDVSKITRNLTSRPYASYIRSLILNDKTHDITYYGPLVAPDEDSGTGGMTVLSPTGDAVAVSSTINMYFGSQVLGTRSGIIFNNVMNDFSKPGISNVYNIPQSDLNYIKPGKRPVTSMSPAIFLDKNGDIKLLVTGAGGNRVLSSLAYVASRVLWFHESLQKAISSPRIHDQWIPPNTNYEKYFPSRCISILKTKGHTMTLSKAPSIVQAISRQGDMISSYADQRNGGCVDGY